Proteins encoded by one window of Chondromyces crocatus:
- the mutY gene encoding A/G-specific adenine glycosylase: protein MRKKAKGQVALPFEREPGPPVVTIEPGPERDHEVVIALGAWFDGAARDLPWRRTRDPYAIWLSEVMLQQTRVETVIPYFERFLSRFPTVRELALAELDEVLALWSGLGYYRRARVMHLAAREVTEHHAGAFPGDAAALRALPGIGAYTAGAVASIAFDRREPLVDGNVARVLSRLEGIDDDIRSAAGQKLLWQAAARLVPEARPGRFNQALMELGATVCTPRAPRCGACPVSGHCVARATGREEELPVIAPKREVPSVRMVAAVVWAGSRVLLARREEGGLFGGLWEPPMVPSDSIDEARTLLADAGIPATLALHEAGRVRHILTHRRMEVTVARAEVSEAWRCRAKLASPYEKASWLDPSASEVGVSTLARKIVSTASPSAAWAERARR, encoded by the coding sequence GTGAGGAAGAAGGCGAAAGGGCAGGTTGCGTTGCCTTTCGAGCGGGAGCCAGGCCCTCCTGTGGTGACGATCGAGCCCGGTCCCGAGCGGGATCACGAAGTGGTTATCGCCCTCGGGGCCTGGTTCGACGGTGCGGCTCGTGATCTGCCCTGGCGCCGCACGCGGGACCCATACGCAATCTGGCTGAGCGAGGTCATGCTCCAGCAGACCCGCGTCGAGACAGTCATCCCTTACTTCGAACGTTTTCTGTCGCGGTTCCCCACGGTTCGTGAGCTCGCGCTCGCCGAGCTGGACGAGGTGCTCGCGCTGTGGAGCGGCCTCGGCTACTACCGACGTGCGCGGGTCATGCACCTCGCCGCCCGCGAGGTCACTGAGCACCATGCGGGTGCATTCCCTGGAGATGCTGCCGCCCTTCGAGCATTGCCCGGCATCGGGGCTTACACCGCAGGCGCGGTAGCAAGCATCGCGTTCGACCGCCGAGAGCCTCTCGTCGACGGCAATGTCGCGCGCGTTCTCTCCCGGCTCGAGGGCATCGACGACGACATTCGATCCGCAGCAGGTCAGAAGCTGCTGTGGCAAGCGGCCGCGCGCCTCGTGCCCGAGGCCCGACCGGGGCGCTTCAACCAGGCCCTCATGGAGCTTGGTGCAACGGTCTGTACACCCCGCGCTCCTCGCTGCGGTGCATGCCCCGTGAGTGGCCACTGTGTCGCGCGCGCCACGGGGCGTGAAGAAGAGCTACCCGTGATCGCGCCGAAGCGGGAGGTCCCCTCCGTCCGCATGGTCGCCGCGGTGGTCTGGGCTGGTTCGCGCGTGCTGCTGGCCCGCCGAGAGGAGGGAGGCCTCTTCGGAGGGCTGTGGGAGCCGCCCATGGTCCCTTCGGACTCGATCGACGAAGCGCGGACGCTCCTCGCCGACGCTGGCATACCAGCGACACTTGCACTGCATGAAGCGGGGCGAGTGCGTCACATCCTCACGCATCGTCGGATGGAGGTCACGGTGGCGCGCGCCGAGGTGTCGGAGGCGTGGCGCTGCCGAGCAAAGCTTGCCAGCCCTTACGAGAAGGCATCCTGGCTGGATCCGAGCGCGAGCGAGGTCGGCGTTTCCACGCTCGCGCGCAAGATCGTGTCTACGGCATCGCCCTCCGCGGCCTGGGCAGAGCGCGCCCGTCGCTGA